The nucleotide sequence TCGATTTATATGTTCGAGGTGAACATTGAAAATAGAGGCATAGTAGGCAGTATCGGTGGTCAAGGAACTTGGCGACAGTACCTGACTCTCCCTAATATTCTTAAAGTTTGTTCATTTCTTACATCTGCATTGTTTACGCATATGATTTGTGTTATCGCCATAAATGTGAATACTGAAATCTTTCATAGTCCGATTTTTCTATATGCAGGAATTCAATCCTAAATTAATAGGTTATTCACTTGGAGACGCTATAAGTATTGATCCAGCTGCGCAGTTAAACGTCGCCGAAGGTGGAGCTATGTCTAAAGATATGACTTTCATGGCGACATATCtgatcaataaaataaaagatgacCCGAGGATAGATATCAACAAACATTGGAAAGTTCGTATGTTCCTAGgcaaaataattatatacatatatataaatgctAGTGTGAAATTGGAcaacattttctttctttaattaaaaattataattgcatttaatatttaatcgttTAAGCAATAGtatctacatttttatgttttccAGTTGATTTCGTTGATGATTGGAAGTAATGATTTTTGCATTAATACGTGTGCAACATCTCCATGGTCTATGTTAAATGATCACAAAATAGATTTAATTCATACTCTTAGAATATTAAGAGACAATTTACCAAGAACTTTTGTTGCTCTTATACCACCACCTCACTTAAAGGAACTGGTTGCTGCGCACAAAGGAAGAGAGTCATTGCGGTGCTATGTGTCATCCATGATTGAATGCTCATGTATGTTTGCTTTACAATTTAGGGATCAAAGACCGGCATATTATGAATTAATTGAGAGGTTTGTATAATTTTCCGaatttaactttttaaatattttgtgctTGAGGATTAAACACTTACAAGAATTTTGTTATATCATACTTTATATTTAATCTTAGTAATTATACATAAAAGGGGCTACTATTCCCATTTTAATGAAGCTTAAGTATGTTGTGAAACTCAACATTTTTCCTATAGGGGGTAAACTCACTTAGTTACCGAAATATTTAGAGAAAGCTGCTGCTACTACTATGTTGAATTTGACTTATAAGGCAACGTTTGTGTCTGCATGGTGTGTCCACTCATCTACTGTTGTATGTCTATAAACACATCGCTGCGACCTGCAAATAATCTCTATAATCCGATTaccttaacttttattttattttatgcgtATGTCATTCTTGTTATATGTTGGTGAATAACTTTATTGAAAAGAGTTATTAGAGAACGACATAGATTCATCATCTTTGATTTCAATTCACATTAAGATCTTATTGACGACTCGGGCAATGTCGGGCTCCATTTTGGATGAAAAACACTGataagtatatttataaatttatattatgagCGTCTATTCAGACGACGAGTTCGTATTTATATAACACATACCTATCGATGTTATCGACAGCGATCTAGGAATTTCAATCTATTATCAATTAATATCAAAGGCAAAGGTATTAGTTATTGTTCAGTTAATCAGGATATTGATTCTTTACTAACCGATACCAACAAGTACTGTACTTGAAACACCACAAACGTATCGATACTCGTCTGATACCGCAGGTAAGTTTCGGTACAGATTCTTAAAGAGAAAATAAGATGAGAGTCGAGAACAACAGAATCGCGCGTTGTTATTTTACAAGAATGAATGTAGATCCGCAGCTTACCTCGTACAAGTCGTAGAAAAAAAGATTGTGGCATTCGAAAACATAAACCATCCTTGTAAGAGAAATCATAGGTTAGACGTTAAATCTGCTTATTCATTAAAATCCATAACAGCAACTCGAAAATCGTCCCATTAAATTTTCGAATAGAGAGGATCAATGTTTCCTCTAGTCCATTGCCACCATAAGTGATTAATATATTCTAGCGCATATAAACGATGTTTATACAAAATGGATACATGCACCGCGATCATATCGTTCGGGGGTATTCTAAATGACGTCGCTTCGATGGCTAACATAAACTCAACACTTTCGACATTTCGTACGCATGCACGGAAGACGTGCGGAAGGTTCGATGGTGGGGTAAATGAGATACGCGCAGGACGTGCCTCCTGAGATTTCGCGGCCCGCGCGAGTTTGCCGATTGATTTTACGCGTAGCAATAAACATGACGAGGTCCTACACATGACAACCTCTAACATTTCATTTCTCTTATCACGAAGATCGGCGAGACCCTTACTCGAATGACGCGTGAACGCAAAGGGGCTATCGACTGATTCCGTGAAAGTGTCGTATCAATATGGTGTAAATACCCCAACTTTCATCCTTCTTTCTCTCCGTAAATGAATCATCGACAATTCTCCTTCAGTGCGAAACAGTTTCAATTCACCTCTAGCCTTTACTAAATCAATGGCGTCTATCCCGATTAGGAATGCGGCATTTACCCTAATTATCTTGAAAAAGTGTTGCACCTTTCCATTACCATACCGTGTATCGGAAATCGTTAATTTTGGCAGTGGATTATTCcacataatttgtaaaaaactACGAACTTTTAGTTACTATGATAATCCAAATGATCACGAAGTGTAATTACGAAGCCAAAATGTGAGATGTT is from Bombus vancouverensis nearcticus chromosome 17, iyBomVanc1_principal, whole genome shotgun sequence and encodes:
- the LOC117165138 gene encoding phospholipase B1, membrane-associated-like isoform X2, with amino-acid sequence MSQLRNKNNFQKEIPIHVPFPCNVTAGRSSKVPHSVHHLRPGDIDVIAAMGDSLTIGAGVTSIYMFEVNIENRGIVGSIGGQGTWRQYLTLPNILKEFNPKLIGYSLGDAISIDPAAQLNVAEGGAMSKDMTFMATYLINKIKDDPRIDINKHWKLISLMIGSNDFCINTCATSPWSMLNDHKIDLIHTLRILRDNLPRTFVALIPPPHLKELVAAHKGRESLRCYVSSMIECSCMFALQFRDQRPAYYELIERWQEIDEEVANYPEFHRNDFTVVILPTLEDAKIPVAEDGFTDLSYLNADCFHWSQKLHALYANNLWNNLLEPVGNKSGAFTSLFKKFLCPAPERPFLMTYKNAQNNET